The Candidatus Eisenbacteria bacterium genome includes the window TTCGTCGACCACGGCGAGGGCGAGGTTCCGGAAGCGGACCGGTTCCTGGAGCAGGGCGTGCGTGCCGATCAAGATCGCCACGTCGCCGTCGCGGGCGGCGCGGCGGACGCGCTCCTTCTCCGCCGCGGAAAGGTCGCCGGTGAGCAGCTCCACCCGAAGGCCGAGCGGCTCGAATCGCTCCGCCAGGGTGTCGCGGTGCTGGCGGGCGAGCACCTCCGTCGGCGCCAACACCGCCGATTGCCCCCGCGCGCCGGCGACCCAGGCGACGGCCGCGGCGGCGACGACGGTCTTCCCGCAGCCGACGTCGCCGACAAGAAGACGCTCCATGGGGCGGCCCGATGCGAGGTCCGCGCGGAATTCCTCCACCACACGCGCCTGGTCCTCGGTCAGAGGGAAGGGGAGCGCGCCCAGAAAACGGCGAAGGACCTCTTCCCCCCCCGGCTCCGGGCGAGGCGTCGAGACGTCCAGGCGTTCGCGCCGGGCACGGGCGAAAATGCTCTGGAGACGATATAACTCTTCAAAGATGAATCGTCGCTTCGCCCTCTCCGCTTCCTCCCGCGTCTCGGGGCGATGGATCGAGCGGATCGCCTCGGAGAGAGCGGGAAGACCGAGGCGCCGGCGGAGTCCCGTCGGGAGAGGATCGTCGAGAGGGGGGAGGCGGTCGAGGGCGTGGCGGATCGCCCGCCGGAGGGTGCGCGGCGGAAGGCCGGGCACGTTCGGATAGCGGGGAAGGATCCTCTCGAAATCGGTTTCCTCGCCGTCGCGGATGACCTCGAATCGGGGGTGGAGGAAAACGGGCGGATCTCCGGTGGGCGCCCCCCGGAGAAGCATCCGGACGCCCGGCTTCAGAGATCGGGCGAGGTAGGGAGCGCGGAACCAGAGGGAGCGGGCGCTTCCGGTGTCATCCGCTACGATCGCCTCCACGGTGGAGCGCCGCCACCCCCGCCGGAGGAGACGGATCGACTCGAGACGGACGTGAAAGACCGCGGGGTGGTCCGGTTCCGCCTCGGCGACGGGGCGCCGCTCCGAGGGAAGGATGTACTCCCGCGGCGGGAAACGAAGCAGGTCGCCGACGCTCTCCACACCCCGCTGCGCCAGGTCTTTCGCGCGGGCCGGGCCGATCCCCGGAAGGGCGTGCACCGGGGCGTCGAGGTCGATCGCTTCAAGGGTCAAGGGGTGTCGTTCTCCGCGGCGGGTCCCAGGGGAGGAAAAACACCTCGCCCGCGTCGCGCCGTTCGTCCATCGGTCCGTCTCCGCGCATGGTGGAGAGGATCAGGAGCGGCCGGCCTCCGAGGCGGCTTCGGCCGAGGGCGCTCGCGATCCGGTCGTTCACCGTCGGGCCGAGGAGGCGGAGGTCGGCCTCGTCGGCGGCGAAATCGTATCGGGGCCGGAGATTGGACTGCCGTCCGCCGAGAATCGCGTAAACCATTCCGGCGTCGAGTCGCCCCGCCGCCGGCCCGTCGTGGAGCATGGAGACGACGATCAGGTCGCCGAAGCCGTCACCGCTCCAATCGAACAGATCGATCAAGGAACCGGCCTGGTCCCCCGGCGCCTCGCCGTGAACCGTCACATCCGCTCCCTCGGCGAGATCGATGGATGGAGAATCGGGGGGGGCGCGGTGGCCGAAGAGAACATAGACGCCGCCGCAGTTGTCCCGTTCGTTCTCGGGGCCGTCGGCCAGGTTCGCGCCGATGGCGAGATCGTCCACGCCGTCGCCGTCCATGTCCCCCATGGCCACGGAAACGCCGGTGGCGTCGTAGGCGTCGCCGCCGTATATCGTGAGGTTCTTCCCCTCCTCGACCACCTTCTCGCCGCGGAAACGCACGCCCGGCCGGCCGAAAAGAACGAAGGTCTCCCCCGCGTTGGTCCGGCTGTTCGCCGGTCCGTCCGCGAACCCGCAGCCGAGGACGAGGTCGGGCGCGCCGTCGCCGTTCCAGTCGCCGACCGCCATCGCGCCGCCGAGCCCGTCGGACTGGTCCTCTCCGTGCAGCACCGGGACCTCGTCGATTGCGAGATCGATGATCCCGTCCAGGTCCTCCCGGCGGTCGCCGTATACGAAGTAGACGGCGCCCGCGTCGGTCTCGTCGCCTCGGCGTCCGGAAGAGCCGACCGCGGCGAGCAAGAGGTCTTTCTTCCCGTCACCGTCCATGTCGTGGATCAGGATACGGCGACCGAGACGGTCCCCGGGCTCGCGGCCGTAAATCACCAGATCCGGGTCGCGCCGCGCATCCACATGTTCCATCCGGGAGCCGGAAGAACCGCCCAGGAGAAGAAACGCTTCGCCGCAGCGTGGGCGGAGCGAGTCGGGATGGCCGCCGGAGTAACGCGCGCCCACAGCCAGGTCGGGGAGGGCATCCCCGTTGAAATCGCCCGTGTCGACGCAGGAACCGATGCGATCGCCCGGGTTCGCGCCGTAAAGGACCGACACGTCGAATGACTCACCCGGCAGATCTCCCACCGGTCGCCCGTAGAAAACGTAAATCTCACCGCAGTTGATCCGGTTATTCCTCGGACCGTCGCCGAGCCAGGCGCCCAATACGAGTTCATCCAACCCGTCGCCGTTCAGG containing:
- the recG gene encoding ATP-dependent DNA helicase RecG → MTLEAIDLDAPVHALPGIGPARAKDLAQRGVESVGDLLRFPPREYILPSERRPVAEAEPDHPAVFHVRLESIRLLRRGWRRSTVEAIVADDTGSARSLWFRAPYLARSLKPGVRMLLRGAPTGDPPVFLHPRFEVIRDGEETDFERILPRYPNVPGLPPRTLRRAIRHALDRLPPLDDPLPTGLRRRLGLPALSEAIRSIHRPETREEAERAKRRFIFEELYRLQSIFARARRERLDVSTPRPEPGGEEVLRRFLGALPFPLTEDQARVVEEFRADLASGRPMERLLVGDVGCGKTVVAAAAVAWVAGARGQSAVLAPTEVLARQHRDTLAERFEPLGLRVELLTGDLSAAEKERVRRAARDGDVAILIGTHALLQEPVRFRNLALAVVDEQHRFGVRQRALLPAKGEAVHLLLLSATPIPRSLALTLYGDLDISFIRTMPPGRRPPETRHMEDRGRAEAYRLLRERLDAGEQGFVLFALVEESDTGDRRAAVTAAKRLAEGPFRDYRVGLLHGRLPAAERVETLDRFRGGGLDLLVSTTVIEVGVDLPRATVMIVEDADRFGLSQLHQIRGRVGRSDLASWCFLHTRGELTPQARERLAVIGRETDGFRIAEADLRLRGPGDLLGERQSGRFGFGIADLLRDTDLLEAARREAFARVALDFPENLPRPVRSG
- a CDS encoding FG-GAP repeat protein, with product MTGRRVATLLLACALSAAVPAAAAAEEGRGARSADLAERFDFSFLGADPDDQMGVQVRLGDLNGDGLDELVLGAWLGDGPRNNRINCGEIYVFYGRPVGDLPGESFDVSVLYGANPGDRIGSCVDTGDFNGDALPDLAVGARYSGGHPDSLRPRCGEAFLLLGGSSGSRMEHVDARRDPDLVIYGREPGDRLGRRILIHDMDGDGKKDLLLAAVGSSGRRGDETDAGAVYFVYGDRREDLDGIIDLAIDEVPVLHGEDQSDGLGGAMAVGDWNGDGAPDLVLGCGFADGPANSRTNAGETFVLFGRPGVRFRGEKVVEEGKNLTIYGGDAYDATGVSVAMGDMDGDGVDDLAIGANLADGPENERDNCGGVYVLFGHRAPPDSPSIDLAEGADVTVHGEAPGDQAGSLIDLFDWSGDGFGDLIVVSMLHDGPAAGRLDAGMVYAILGGRQSNLRPRYDFAADEADLRLLGPTVNDRIASALGRSRLGGRPLLILSTMRGDGPMDERRDAGEVFFLPWDPPRRTTPLDP